The following is a genomic window from Bacteroidia bacterium.
CCGGTGAAATCCTTGATCATGGTATGGCCATTGAATACGTTCTCGCCGTGTTGCTCAGTAAAAACCATGGCGTCATCAAGGATAAATCCGAAATCCATGCCGTCGGTCACCGCGTCGTGCACGGTGCCGAGGATTTCGCAGGTTCCGTGCTCATCACGGAGGATGTGCTCCGGTCTCTGCGCGACAACATCGAACTCGCCCCGCTGCACAACCCGCACAACATCCGCGGCATCATGGCCTGCAAGCAACATCTTGCCGATATTCCTCAAGTGGGCGTCTTCGATACGGCCTTTCATCAGTCCATGGAGCCACATGCGTTTCTGTACGGCATACCGTATGTGTTCTACAAGAAATACAAGATCAGGCGCTACGGCTTCCATGGTACTTCCCATTTCTTCGTCTCAAATCGGATGGCGACACTGATGGGCAAACCGATCAGTGAATTACGTCTCGTCACCTGCCATCTCGGCAATGGCTGCAGCATGGCGGCAGTGAATTGTGGCGTGAGCGTGGATACCACCATGGGTTTCACTCCGCTCGAAGGTCTCATCATGGGCAGCCGCAGCGGTGATCTCGATCCGCAGCTCATCCTGTATATCATGGGCAAGGAAGGGCTCTCCCTCAACGAGGCAACAACTCTCCTGAACAAGCACAGCGGTTTGATGGGCATTTCCGGTGTGAGCAGCGACATGCGCGAAATCGAACAGGAGAGCGAAAAGCTAAATGACCGCGCTCGTCTCGCCTTCGACATGTTCTGTTATCGCGTCACCAAGTATATTGGCGCGTATGCCGCCGCGATGGGCGGAATAGACGGAATCGTGTTCACCGGCGGCATCGGCGAAAACAGCATTCTCGTACGCGAGTACGTCTGCAGCAAACTGGCCTTCCTCGGCGTGGACTTCGATCCGGACGCGAACGCTTCAGGTCCGAAAGAACGCTTCATTACCGCCCCGAATTCCAGCACCGTCGTAGGTGTGGTGCCCACGAACGAGGAGCTTGTCATTGCGCTCGACACCATGGCCATCGTCAAAGGGGAATTACCTCCCTCGATGACAAACATGGCGCGCAATCAGGCACTGGAGCAGATCCATTGATGCATTCGCGGTGGTGGCCGGTAACCACATCGCGGACCAACGGAAACACGCCGTGAACATCGGCGGGCGACACATTCGCTCCATTCTCGTGATCAAGCTGCGGGCGATCGGCGACGTATTGCTTTCCACCATCGTCACTCCCAATCTCAGGCGCGCGTTTCCGGACGCGCGCATTGATTTTGTAACGGAACGGCCCGCTCAGGATATCATTACAGAGAATCCGTACATCGACGACGCCATCGTGTTTTCTCCGAAGAAGGACAGCAGCCTCCGTCTGTTCTCCCGCCTCTATCACGCCCGCTACGATCTCGTCTTTGACCTGTTCTGCAATCCCCGTTCCGCGCAGCTTACCTTCGCTACACGGGCTCCCGTACGCGTTGGGTATCCCTTCCGGGGCAGAGCATGGGCGTATAACGTGCATGTGGAAAGCAGAGCTGACAGGGTGCACAACACGCAGTTCAATCTCGACGCGCTTCGTGCGTTGGATATTCCCACCCCGGAGAGCAACCTGGTACTGCGTATTCCCGACGAGGTTCAATCATGGGCAGCCGGTTACATCAAGAATAGGAGAACACGCTCCGGACCCGTGATTGCGCTGAATTCCAGTGGGACATGGGAGAGCAAACGATGGGGCCTGAACCATTTCGCCGACCTCGCCGACATCCTCATCGATACGCTCGACGCGAACATCCTCCTCATGCACGGTCCGGGAGAGATGCCGGATGTCGAACACATTGCCTCCTCCATGCACAGGGAAGCTACCATTCCGCCTCCGACAACGCTCAAACAGCTTGCCGCCCTCTTTGCCTGCTGCGATGCGACGATCAGCAACGACTCCGGCCCCATGCATATATCCGCCGCGATCGGCACACCGACTCTCGGGATATTCGGTCCGACAAACCCCCTGCTGCAAGGTCCCGTAGGTCGGCACAGCAGGTGGATACGTCTGGAGGGGCTGGAATGCCTTGCATGCAACAAAACAATCTGCGACATTGGCAACATCTGTATGCGCGACCTGGGCGTGGATAGTGTGTATCAGGCATACCTTCACATGATGGATAAACGCGATGAATGTTGATTCTGTACTCCTCCGCCGTGTACTTGCTCCGATCCTCTTCCTGCTCGCCGTGCTCATTATCGCCTGCGACGACGCAGTCACGCCCGACGAGCCGCCGCGAATCAGCATCACCCAGCCCGCAGACAGCGCGCTCGTTACCGATAGCGTTGTGCGGATCACCACCGAAGTCATGGTCAAATGCGGGTGCAACAGCCATGTGGAATTTCGTATCGACGGTGAACATGTGTATTCCGATTATTTTCCTTTTTTTTCCTTCGATTGGAATACATTGGGCTATGAGAAAGGATGGCATAGCATAGCAACACGACTCGTCGTGCGTGATGTTGGTGAGGCATGGGACTCGATAGCGGTGTTCGTCTCACGGGGGGACAGTCTTCGCGAGGCCTCTTCAGACCATTTATAACGGGGTATGCCGATGTACCCTGCGCCCGCTGTAACCTTTCCTCCAGTTTCGTTGTTTATCTTGTTATGCGTCTGTTGATTCCGGGACGCAGCGACAACGAGAATCGGTAAACCATGCGACACGAAGATTACGATATTATCCACACGCTGCACGACCATGTCGAGGAGTTCATCCGCAGGCACGGAATCGAGCCGTGCGTGCTCGTCGTTTCTCCTGAGGCGTATCAATGGCTCCGTGCACTGCAGGACGCGGAAGGACAGGAAGACTTGCACGGAGTTCCGGAAATTGGAGACTGGCTCTTTCGCAGTGACAACGTGCTGCTGCGGGTAGAGATAGACGAGATGGCGGATAATTTTACGCTGCGCTTGCGATAGCACAAGAGTCACCGGCGCACTGCCGGCAACAGCGACTGGTCCCGGAAATGGAAAAAGCGCATTCCCTGTCGAGGGAATGCGCTTTTTCGCTTGACGAATACTGAAACGCTGTTATTCGATCTGGGCGCGCTTGACCGGAACTGATCCGAGGACGCTGGAGAGAGGTTTCCTCAGGGTGAAGGCATTTCCAAGCACGACGATACAGAGTCGGGAAGCATCGAATAATTCACGCGCCAGACCGTTTACATCCTCCGGTCTCATCTCGCGCAGACGGTCGGCGAAGGAAAACACCTCTTGTACCGGGCTGCCGTATACCGCAGCTTCCTTGAGAAGGCTCTGAAGATTGCGGTTCGAGGCAAACATCAGCGGACTGTCGCGAAGCAATTCTTCCCGTACACGATTGAGTTCTTCCACTGTTATGCCATCGGTGGCCAGTGCCTGCAATTCGTTTTTCACGAGAATGATCACACTGTCGGCGAGCACTGGCGAGGTCGATCCTGAGATGATGAGATACGAGCATTCCCGGGCGACGCCGATATTCGAAATGAAAGATGGGGACACCACATGTCTGCCCCACAGCGCGGAGCGGAGACGGGAATCGTTTCCCTCACCGAGAATGCGATTCAGCACGACCAGCGCGGGGAAACGGCGGTCCGACTGCGGTATTGCCGTTACGCCGAGGCGAAAGTACGCGAGATTGTGCACGGTGCTGGTGTCGTCGAGGATGATATTGCGGGAAGCGGCTTTCGTGATCGGGGTGATTGTGCCTCGCGGTGTTGCGCCTCGCTTCCATCCGCCGAAGCGTTCCGTCAGGACGGTGCGTACAAACGCCGGATCAAGGTCACCTGTCACCACCACCGTCGTGCGTTCCGGTGTGTAGCAGCGCTGATGAAATTCCCGGACCTGCTGCACCGTTATCGGATCGATCTCCGATTGCATGGGTTGCAGTCTTCTGCCGAGCACACTCGCCTCTCCGCAGAGCATGCCGATCAACTCTTTGGTTGCTTTGCTCCCCGCACCAAGCGTCTGATCCGGGAGTCTCGTACGGGACTCCGTTTTCAGAACCGCCAGCTCCTGCGCGTTGAAGGTGGGATTGATGAGCGCGTCGGCGGCGACATCCATCGAGGTGGAGAAATTCCTGTTCAGCGTCTTCACATACAACTGAGAGTAATCGTAATGCGTGTACGGCAGAAGCACTGTCGCCTGCTCGTGCAGGAAATCGTCCATCATCTGTCTTGTTCGTTTCTCGCTCCCTGCGAGCAGCAGTTGTGACGTCACGAAAGCGAGTCCCGATTCACCGCTGTGTTCGCAGGAAAGACCGGCATCAACAATAATGCTGATTTCCGCGATGGGAACATCATTTACCCTGGTGAGAAAATATCGCAGTCCGTTGGGTAAACTGTCCGATGCCACGGCGGGCACGGGAGTCACCACCTCGCCTTTTGCGGCCGGAATTGCGGAACGGCTTTGTGCGCAGAGCGGCTGCATTGCCGCCAGTTGCAGCACAACACCGAGAGAGAGCAAGATAAAGCGTTGCATTCTGTATGCGTGAGATATGATACTACTCATGAATTTCGATGGTGAGGAATGGATCCGTCTGCGATACATCCGCCAACAGCGTGGCCTTGTTGTTCCGGGCTGCGATACGGAACGCATTCCTGACATTTCCCGGCTTGACGATCACGACATCGTATTCGCCGTCAAGATCGAAGAAGTCCACCGTCCCTTCCGCTTTTCCCGTCGCGGGAAGCGTCAAATCGCCGGTTTTCAGTCCTTTGAGGGTGATCTCCATCGTGTTTCGCTTCTGCTTGTGGTCAATAGCGATGTGGTATTGAAAATGATGGAAATCCTCGGTGGTTCTGAACTGGAATCGGAGGCACTCCCGCTTTGCAGGAACATTCCAAGCCGCTCCAATTTCCAGGGAATACTCAATCGGACCTTTGTCAATTCGCGGAAACATAGAGCCTCCAACTCAATGGGAAGAGCCGGTGAAATGGGTGGTAATTTGGTCAAACGGTAGATCTGTCTGTGAACCGTCGGCCATATTTTTGAGCACGGCGGTTTTGCGGGCCAGCTCGGCTTCACCAACGATAAGGACCGACCGGGCGCCGCCCCGATTCGCCTCGCGCATCTGGGCTTTCATGCTCCGTGCGGCGTAGTCGAGATCCACAGCGAGATTCAACGAACGCAGCGTCACCGCGGTTTCGAACGCCCACGACCGGCTTTCGTTGTCCAGGGCAACGATGTACACATCCGGTTGCGGTGCCGGAAACGGAAACGCCATTTTTTCCATCACCATCAGGAGTCGTTCAATTCCTGATGCGAAACCCACGGAGGGCGTCGGCTTGCCGCCGAGTTGCTCCACGAGCGCATCGTAGCGCCCTCCCCCGCCGAGCGCATCCTGGGAGCCAAGATCGGAGCTGACAAATTCAAACGCGGTGCGGGTGTAATAGTCAAGTCCGCGCACGAGGCGTGGGTCAATGGTATACGCGATACCGAGTTTTGTGAGGAGTGCGGTGACCGCTTCGAAATGTTCCTGGCATTCCGGCGACAGGTAGTCGAGAATCACCGGTGCGTCCGCGGTGGCTTCGCGATCACCTTCGTCTTTGGAATCGAGCACGCGCATCGGATTGCTCTCGGTACGCCGCTGACTTTCGGGCGTCAGGCGGTCGTAGACGCCTCGGAGGTACGCCTGCAGTGCCTCGCGATATTGCGGCCGGCAAGAGGCGTCACCAACGGAATTCAGCTTCAGGGTATAACCTATTCCGAGACGTCGGTAGATTTCCGCAGCCATCGCAATGATTTCCGCGTCACACACAGGTGAAGGCAGCCCTATACACTCGAAACCGAACTGATGGAACTGCCTGAATCTACCAGCCTGCGGACGCTCCTGCCGAAACATCGGCCCGATATAGTACAGGCGATTCAGCGCGGATTGCTCTCCCATGTTATGCTGGATAAACGCCCGGATGACGGGAGCGGTCATTTCCGGCCGCAGCGTCAGACTGCTGCCGCCCTTATCGA
Proteins encoded in this region:
- a CDS encoding insulinase family protein encodes the protein MQRFILLSLGVVLQLAAMQPLCAQSRSAIPAAKGEVVTPVPAVASDSLPNGLRYFLTRVNDVPIAEISIIVDAGLSCEHSGESGLAFVTSQLLLAGSEKRTRQMMDDFLHEQATVLLPYTHYDYSQLYVKTLNRNFSTSMDVAADALINPTFNAQELAVLKTESRTRLPDQTLGAGSKATKELIGMLCGEASVLGRRLQPMQSEIDPITVQQVREFHQRCYTPERTTVVVTGDLDPAFVRTVLTERFGGWKRGATPRGTITPITKAASRNIILDDTSTVHNLAYFRLGVTAIPQSDRRFPALVVLNRILGEGNDSRLRSALWGRHVVSPSFISNIGVARECSYLIISGSTSPVLADSVIILVKNELQALATDGITVEELNRVREELLRDSPLMFASNRNLQSLLKEAAVYGSPVQEVFSFADRLREMRPEDVNGLARELFDASRLCIVVLGNAFTLRKPLSSVLGSVPVKRAQIE
- a CDS encoding glycosyltransferase family 9 protein; translation: MNIGGRHIRSILVIKLRAIGDVLLSTIVTPNLRRAFPDARIDFVTERPAQDIITENPYIDDAIVFSPKKDSSLRLFSRLYHARYDLVFDLFCNPRSAQLTFATRAPVRVGYPFRGRAWAYNVHVESRADRVHNTQFNLDALRALDIPTPESNLVLRIPDEVQSWAAGYIKNRRTRSGPVIALNSSGTWESKRWGLNHFADLADILIDTLDANILLMHGPGEMPDVEHIASSMHREATIPPPTTLKQLAALFACCDATISNDSGPMHISAAIGTPTLGIFGPTNPLLQGPVGRHSRWIRLEGLECLACNKTICDIGNICMRDLGVDSVYQAYLHMMDKRDEC
- a CDS encoding Ig-like domain-containing protein, whose amino-acid sequence is MNVDSVLLRRVLAPILFLLAVLIIACDDAVTPDEPPRISITQPADSALVTDSVVRITTEVMVKCGCNSHVEFRIDGEHVYSDYFPFFSFDWNTLGYEKGWHSIATRLVVRDVGEAWDSIAVFVSRGDSLREASSDHL
- a CDS encoding acetate kinase, encoding MNILVVNCGSSSIKYQFIETETQTRLAKGLVDRIGMSGAVLTNTRHDNDTIKLTGEILDHGMAIEYVLAVLLSKNHGVIKDKSEIHAVGHRVVHGAEDFAGSVLITEDVLRSLRDNIELAPLHNPHNIRGIMACKQHLADIPQVGVFDTAFHQSMEPHAFLYGIPYVFYKKYKIRRYGFHGTSHFFVSNRMATLMGKPISELRLVTCHLGNGCSMAAVNCGVSVDTTMGFTPLEGLIMGSRSGDLDPQLILYIMGKEGLSLNEATTLLNKHSGLMGISGVSSDMREIEQESEKLNDRARLAFDMFCYRVTKYIGAYAAAMGGIDGIVFTGGIGENSILVREYVCSKLAFLGVDFDPDANASGPKERFITAPNSSTVVGVVPTNEELVIALDTMAIVKGELPPSMTNMARNQALEQIH
- the hisS gene encoding histidine--tRNA ligase, whose amino-acid sequence is MYKNVKGTRDLLPADTVAWNFVEQVIRDVMAKYCYGEIRTPVFEDTAVFTRGIGEETDIVGKEMYTFLDKGGSSLTLRPEMTAPVIRAFIQHNMGEQSALNRLYYIGPMFRQERPQAGRFRQFHQFGFECIGLPSPVCDAEIIAMAAEIYRRLGIGYTLKLNSVGDASCRPQYREALQAYLRGVYDRLTPESQRRTESNPMRVLDSKDEGDREATADAPVILDYLSPECQEHFEAVTALLTKLGIAYTIDPRLVRGLDYYTRTAFEFVSSDLGSQDALGGGGRYDALVEQLGGKPTPSVGFASGIERLLMVMEKMAFPFPAPQPDVYIVALDNESRSWAFETAVTLRSLNLAVDLDYAARSMKAQMREANRGGARSVLIVGEAELARKTAVLKNMADGSQTDLPFDQITTHFTGSSH